In the genome of Dasypus novemcinctus isolate mDasNov1 chromosome 30, mDasNov1.1.hap2, whole genome shotgun sequence, one region contains:
- the LOC101413787 gene encoding olfactory receptor 7C2-like, with product METRNQTRIANFLLLGFAEEKDLQPLLFGLFLSMYLVTCTGNLLIILAIISDSHLHTPMYFFLSNLSLADFGFATTTIPKMLQGIQTQKKVISYAGCLTQIFFFFVFGCLDSFLLTAMAYDRFVAICHPLHYTVIMNLRLCILLVLGSWCLTVSMALIETVSILRVSFCTNMEIPHFYCDLPEVLKLACSDTLINNLFVYFVAIVSGIPPLIGILFSYFQIVSSIMRITSAGGKYKAFSTCGSHLSVVSLFYGTGIGVYLSSETTPSSRMSLVASVIYALVTPMLNPFIYSLRNRDMKGALWRLLGCTVTSQ from the coding sequence ATGGAAACAAGAAACCAAACACGAATTGCAAACTTTCTCCTCCTGGGATTTGCAGAGGAGAAGGACCTGCAGCCACTCCTCTTTgggctgttcctgtccatgtacctggtcacctgcactgggaatctgctcatcatcttggccatcatctcagactcccatctccacacgcccatgtacttcttcctctccaacctgtcctTGGCTGACTTCGGGtttgccaccaccaccatcccaaAAATGCTGCAGGGCATCCAAACACAGAAAAAAGTTATCAGCTATGCAGGCTGCCTAACccagatattttttttctttgtatttggatGCCTGGACAGTTTCCTCctgactgcaatggcctatgaccgcttcgtggccatctgtcatcctctgcactacacagtcatcatgaaccttCGGCTCTGTATATTGCTGGTTCTGGGGTCCTGGTGTCTCACTGTCTCGATGGCCCTGATTGAGACAGTGAGCATCTTGAGGGTCTCCTTCTGCACAAACATGGAAATCCCACACTTTTACTGTGACCTTCCTGAAGTCCTGAAGCTCGCCTGTTCTGACACCCTCATCAATAActtatttgtgtattttgtaGCTATTGTTAGTGGCATTCCTCCTCTCATTGGGATCCTCTTCTCCTATTTCCAGATTGTCTCCTCCATTATGAGGATTACATCAGCCGGTGGTAAGTATAAAGCTTTTTCCACctgtgggtctcacctctcagttGTCTCCTTGTTCTATGGCACAGGCATTGGTGTCTACCTTAGTTCTGAAACCACACCATCCTCTAGGATGAGCCTGGTGGCCTCAGTGATATATGCATTGGTCACCCCCATGCTGAACCCTTTCAtctacagtctgaggaacagagacATGAAGGGGGCACTGTGGAGGCTCCTTGGCTGCACTGTTACCTCTCAATGA